Genomic DNA from Chanos chanos chromosome 6, fChaCha1.1, whole genome shotgun sequence:
TGATTACAGTAATTCCTCTCTTAAATTTGAATGACACAAACATGACATACCGCTGTGCTTCCGTTTTCCTCCAGTTGGTCTGGGGATGGATGATTCCTGAATCCATCAAATCTTCCGAAACTGGTGGATCGCTGCAAAATCAGAAATCAACCCTCAATACAGCGTAAACACAAACCAATACTGAAAACAGCCGTAGTAAGAGAGATAATCATTGCCCTACAGATATACATCCTGTGATATACCCCAGTTATTTACATTagtacaaaaaaacccaaatgatGTGGATTACAGATGATAACatcatgaatgaaaacattaattACAATGGCTTTCTGCAATGTCCTCTTCCAACCATACACAGCATTCATTACAGCAGAAATAAACAACTGAAATAATATCTGAGGCACTCATATTGCATTTTCAAttgaataataatgaataattcGTAATAATCTCCGCGGAATATCTAAGCAGTGTCTCACAAATGCAGCTTTTTCAGGCAAGAGACTGGAACGACAACACACACTTATCACCTCCAACCCATTGTTTTACAGACCTCTTCTTtatccgattttttttttcaatttatttattttttctctgtataCAGCATCTTTTTTCAAGGTCTAGGTAAATGTTCTTACCTTAGGTTTGATGCTTTTGGGTTTGTCTGAGACGCTAGAAGCTGCTCTATGAAGCATTGTTTGACTTTATTTCTCCACAGTAATCTGAATACTTCTCAGATGTGATCTGGTTTAGTACTGGAAAAGGTTTGACGCTGCATTTTAGTGgtacagcctttttttttttcaacttcctCAAACCAGACAGGATGTGAGCCAATTCGTGTTTCTGTCTATTATCAAAGCATCAGTTTCAGAGGAGAGAACACAAGCCGCTGAAGTCGGCATTTTGTGGTCTGTGTGATAACCGCTTTTAGAGTCATTTCTAGTAACTCAAACTTATACATGGATGTTTCTTACTGGGGGAAGGGGATGGGGGAAGGGAGattggggatgtgtgtgtgtggggggggggggtatgcagGATTTCCATGCAGCTTCAGACTGTATCTATGTATGTTAATAAAACAGATGTCAGTATTTCTGCCTAAAACAGACTGATAAAATCTGCTCTTTGTTCTCACTAGatcatttcccccccccccaaaaaaacattccaCCGCTGAGAGTGAACCCGCTTAAACTTGATGacaccattttttttcatcctttgcCCAAATTTCAAAATCTGGTTTCAGAGCAGGGGAAGTAttgactctgacacacacaggaagagtaGAAAGTTGAGAGGCCACCATGTTTTCTATTTGGTTATTAAGATTTCACATATACGACAAAGAGTTTCTTAGGATGAACAATCTACGGTTTATGGATTTAAATTTAGTTTAGTTGTGATGTATGGTTTTATTTGGTTTCATTTGACCCTTAACATATCTGGACTCAATATTCAACTTTCACTTACAGGCACTTTAAGCTgagaaaatgtaatgtaatgctcttgtgtatatatatattagggatgtGCAAAGaacccagtatttgtatttgtatctgtatttgtggaggcagcaaaattatttgtatttgtatttgaataaaagtggaaataggcatcataacaatcctgttttagttttattacacttctaattttaggatattaaagtgttaatataggCTAAGTGTTCTTCAGTAATGTATTATAAtgattatgaacacttaaatgtaatattggtttatggtattcagaaacccagcaataaacaggtataaccataaacatcactgaaaactaaaatcattttaaaactatcattgagttcctaatccacacttaaaccaataaactaaactctaaactaataaatgcctatgtgaacaCTGTGAACCTCGACACCACCTGCCCTAATTGGAAGACGCaactgtgacacacaggctgactgagcagtgactACAGTGTGTAGGTGTACTAGCTAGTGACTACACTGCTAGAGCTAATGTAGGCTACCTGGGGCATCTTGTGAAATACTtaagtataggtttcacaaataacgaaatttttaatcttttggcacaccTGGCCCACattatcaggactttgaaaagattgtttaagaaactgtgtctattccaaAGAAAGCACCACATGGACTCAGAGGAAATTGCAACGTGATTTTGCAACGTTTGACGagtaacaaaatacttaatcttttggtaCGTCAGCACCACATCGCAGCAGACTGCTATTCTGATCCTGTTCTGATAAATCAGAAGATATTAtatatcattaaaacattacataGGCCTATATAAgaagacatatatatatatatatatatatacaagagCCAGACCGATGAATCGGTGTGCCAATATAATCagccgatatgagctaattgcagataaatctgtaaattaggttacccacaaagctagctagtGTCATGTtgtcagtggaagaccgctaacgcTAATGATACTGATAATGAACTATAGCGTTTAACTtcttctgcctaaatgaagcaatggtaaatatgtgactcgcatgtctgtagttacagtttGTGCATTGGACATTATTAAACCAGAAGGAACACGTAAacaaacgtgagctgaacaagcatctaacatggcttggtagccgaACAAAGTTATCTATCTACTCTTTCAGATGTGCAGTGTGAAATCCAAAAGTCCTTgctgcagacagtcatgtagtattagagGCATTCAACAACAGtgtttactctaggtcactatatcagtttactgcattattcatCAAAACTAAGAACTTTGATAGgctatattttgttgtacttttaaTCAAAGTACTTATGACATTAAAAcgagtttatttttaaactgcattatgtcatgttatcttggcaaggactcttaaataactaaacataacaaatgttatggaaaatctttgttcatgttatatgtttctggaaaaaaaaaaaagaatattggcCGATATATCAATTTCGGATTTTTAAATATTGGAATCGGTATCAGTCTgatagaatatatatatatatatatatatatatatatatatatatatatatatatatgtcaccATATATCACCTCTGATTTGTCAGTCTAGTTAAAATCTTATTACcgttttttaattttaacaatTTTAGCTTCCACTTTTTGGTTCAAGTTTATGTAGTCTCCAGTGGTCATTTAGTGATATCTGTAAACTATAAAGTTTACGAcctttttatatttgttttattttataaaacaaattattttttaatttgttttatatttgtatattttgtttgaaaGTGGGATTTCATAATGTCTTTTCTTCTCGTCAAATGTTTGTTCATTCTACTATCACTAAAGAAACGATAAGATGAGAGGTATGCACAAAGGCCAGAAACAACTGACCAATGATGTTTAAGAAAACCCTGTGGACAATAACATAGTCTAATCCAGCTGTGTGCAATCAGGCATGCTTTAATCCCAATCCAGGATTATGGTTTATAATCTATTTCTTCAGACCCACACAGcccacaaatacaaaaacagcacatatattcctctttttgtgtgtgtgggggggtgtccTGATTCTGGTAGCCACAATTCAGTCTCATCACGTTTGAGATCTAACCACACAGCCAAGAGAATTTGAAACAAATCAGCAATTTCGAGAAATGGATGAATTACAGCGAGATCCCAGGGGAACGGGTATTTTACTCTAATCTATACACAAGTTTGGAAAAACTTGAGCATTACATCTGTCTTCAGGTCTGACCCTGTAGAGCAGTCTGCTGAAGCGATACCATGACGGGTAATCTGTTTTCTGGGCGGACTGCTCCGGTCTCTGTTCTATAAACCGATTCTCTGATTGGTTTTTCATGATTGTTTATACAACAGTCCTGCTGTTCTTGTAAGTGATGCTAACAGACTGCCAGCAGATTAACTGACAGTGGACATCTCGCATCAAACTGTACAATTTACTACTATTCCCCTCCAAAACCTGTTATTTAAAGTATCGTGGATTACTGATGAATGCTTAGAATGTGTGTTCATGGCAATCACTTACACTGTTGACATAGAGGTCTACATTAGTGATGGAGTGAGCTATTCCTTGTGGAGAAGTGGCTCTGTTTTGAGCTTGGCtattgactttgtttgcctCTCTGGGACAGTGCAGGGTGACGTTGTGGGTGTAGACACGGTACTCTGTCAGGGGTCGgcggcaggtgtgtgtgtggtagagctGTGCCCACATCTGTCCCTGTTGGGCAGGGTTAGTCCAGCGCTGACAGGAGGGGGGCACCCCTGCAGCAGGCGTGGCATGGGTATTCAGGTGTGACCCTTcacctctctctgcccccaccATCACTATGTCCTTCATTTGACCTTAACAAAGGAATATGAAATGTTTGGGCTGATCATTTTCTCATGAACAATAAATCATGAAAAAAGAATTTTTCACTATAATGTATTTTGTCATTGAGACAAAATATATTGTAATACTCATTAAAGACTGAGCAGATTTCTCTTCACTTCACTTGCTGAAGAGAACTGAAATCCTGTGGTTTCTAcctgttggtttgtttgatCCTTtaatcactgctgtttcactcTGACTCCCATTCCTCATGGAGACTCCTTTCCCTGCTCTCTCAGCTTGTTCCATAGTGCATTTCATGTCCAAAGTATCTGCATTTGTTTCTGCGATCTTTTTATAGAAGCAAACATGTGAAAGTTCATAAGTGAAATTACTAGTATCTGTATGTACATCACAAAGAACTAACACAGATCTCTTTATGAGAGGGGTTTTAAAATGGCAATTCTCAGTTATATTTTAGCACATTTTCAACatgcttgggtgtgtgtgtgtgtgtgtgtgtgtgtgactgatggaAGGCATTGTTTACTAATCAAAGGCCTTGCCTTGTACTCTGtgcaatgaaatgaatgagtttgACAGATTCAAGGCCATGACCAGTGCTCTGTCCATCCCTGTGATTGGACGATTACTGAGACAGGGATGGACCCAACTCTCTGCCATCTGCACAATGTTTACAGTACaatcagccactgtgcttcatcGTTACCTTATTTAGGACAACTGTTGCCTTCGACACATGCACAGAATGCtgccaaacaaatcaaaagaggTGGAAAAAATGGCAGTTATGCCCAGAGGGACATCATACCACATCTCCTGGTCTGCTGTTTGGACGCTCTTTGTTTGGGTTCCATCCTTCATAATAGACCATTTgctgacacattaaaaaaacaaaacaaaaaacagcaaaacaaagaaaaacatgtcaAGACACCCTACTTTGGGGTTTAGATGGAAGAATTCATATGCTTTGATGTTTTCCTTAAAAGGAAGCTGTAATAAGTGAAAGTAGGTGTTATAATGTAAAGGCTGGTCTCTGGTCACTGCTTGTGAGATGTGTTTCTGGTATGCTAACCTGGATGGACggctctttctctgttttctctaagTTCATCTGATGATGTCTGGGTTCTGTCTGAGCATCAGCAAACTTCCTCACTggctctgaaaaacacacagaaacatatacaTGTTCATataaacattaacacacatttacatacagacataaacaggTAACTGAGCATGTAAGCACAAACAGatacttatacacacacttaaacctCTGCGTGTGTacttaaacataaacacatatataaacatgtataaatGCATAAACGTAACATAACACTTGCATACATTTTGAGAGGCCATATACATAGAAAGGAATACAAGTTCACAAAAATTCTCACAAAAATAACCAAGGgctgtattttcattttcattttaattgttgATTACCAGCTAAATAGGTCCCTTAGCACTGGAAGGTCAAGCTAGTCATAGtcaaaccaaagaaagaaagaaagaaaaagaaagaaagaaagaaagacagtgcaAGTCCCAAACTAGACCCAGTTTATTTAATATATCTCTCTTTAGAAATTAAACATATATTCTGAGTTCTGGGGGCATGCTTTTGGTTtctctccactcacacacactagaTCAGAGGAACCAACGTGGCCGAAACTCCACCGAGATCAGAAAGTCTTTAAAAATACCTTTCACTTTTAGAGACACTGCTCTCTGGCCTGCCTGTACGGAACACTGGTTTTCCATAGTCACCCTGAGATGTTTTGTCATTTAGTCACACTGGTATTTTTCAGAACAAAAGGCCAGCATTGCACATTACTTCCTGAAAATgccacatgaaaaaaagaaagggggtgggggcaggtAGGGTTTGCTCCTCAGCTGTCAGCAAAAACTCAAATGCCAATACATCAAGAGTAAATGTGTCTGCACAGTTGTCTGTTGTAACCTTAATACTGTTCCTGAGACAGATTTGCTATAGAGTGCACAAAGGAAAAGATATTAATGTTTAGTTTTCAGGGAAAGAACTTGACACGATGTGACATTGCACAGAACCAGGGTCATTATGATTTATAACATCACGCCAGCACTTAATGAGAAACTGAAATCTGGCATATTTTCTGGCATATTGTACTGAGCTTGGACTCACAGGAATTCAGCAACAACAGTTGTTATGTATTGCTGTTACAGTGTGTGAGCATATCTAACCTCACCATGGTCTcaaatgttcttcatttttcagtatcattttggcaattttgtgtgttttgtgtaagtTTTCATTATGCGCCCACAACCAGCATTTTTTTCCCCGTAGCCTGTTGTCATTTAAGACATCCTTAGGCTGTGTACCAGCCTTGCGTTGTGTACCACAGATGTTGTGAATGGATATTTCCTGCATTGCACCACTTGTCCTgtattgctaaaaaaaaaaaaaaacctccatcCTTCTTAGTCCTTTGTCCCGCTTAGACTTAATGCCctgctgttttttaattaatcaaacaaatgacaacCTAATGCTCCAGACCAGTCCTTCTTAAGAATTCGTACAGTCATTTTtaatacccccccaccccccccaccactccAAACGTCCACGTGTCTGGCACAGTCTAAGATACATGATGGTTAACAGTGAAAACAGCAGGTGATGTTGTACTGTAGATAAACACAAGTTCAGCTTCATTTGTAAAATCCCTGGACAACTTACCTTCATTCTGATTGGTCTTAGTGGTGGTGACTAAATCTTTGTGGTTTTTGGACGGCAGCCAAGGATCATTTGCGCATATGGTATTGTCTGcaggacagaaaacaaaactatttaGAGCGCATTTACCAATGAGagcttcagaaaaaaaccccaaaacaaaacaaagaaaagcagatCAACTTTAAGCACAATCTCACAAGCAAATTCCTGCCAAGTAGGGTAGTGGGTACATGAGGTCACTGGGCTATTCTAACGGTCCCCATGCGATTTTGGGTCCTGGGTTTTTCTGTTCAACTAGTAAAGTGAGAACGGCACCAACAATACATTTCTGAGGTGAAGCTGCTGTAAAATTCAGAGTTATTTCTCCTCAGGAACAAATACAACGCAGTGGTATTTCATTGTTTACCACCTCTTGTAAAACTGGTTTGTCAGTTGTCAGTGTTCTTTTCAAACAGAAGAACTAATTTGCTTATGAGATTTGGGCGGAAGGGCTGTTTCCAGGgatgaaaacacaacagtggATTCAGAACATACCTAAAGCTTCATTGTCAGACACAGATTTGGTTAGGGTTCTGAAATCAAAACAAGTACAGATATATCACTGAgtcatttccttctcttttacTGATATGCtatgaaaacagagaagcagTCGAAAACAGTTGAAATCTTTACCAGTGAAGCGGCTTTGCCTTTACCAACAGTCCAGACCAGCAGAGAATCAGCATGTTAAAGTGCATGCATTAATGGGGTCAATATCCAATCCACACGTTTAATCTTGCACTCAACCATTAGCTACCATTAGGTACATATGAGCACTTGTGGTCTTGATAAGGTAATTTCAGATAGCTCATAGACTCTAGAGAAGACTTGCCTTCTACCACAGCAGGCTAAGAGACATTACTGTTGTTAGACAGAGATGCGGTAAACAGTAAAAGCCAAGGGTGGAGGCCTGAGATCTTTAAGTGGATCATGTAGATCTATTTTAAGGAGTTCAAACAGCAAAGAGGACTGATCCTGAGCTTCCACAGTGAATGGGACATTATGCTATTTCATGTTGAGACAGTAATACATATCAGTGAGCCCACTGGGAAATAAGAATATCAGATGGGAATAAGGTGAAAACAGGTCATAAAAAGGTCAAAAGTAGATATTTATTCCAAATGTGTTGTTACCTTCACCTCCCTTGAGAAGACATTGTTCAAACCAGCAGATGCTGTGAAAGGGTTTATGTGTGAAAATCCACTAGATAAAAACCTCAGTCATTCTGATAAAGAGCCATTGGTAATCTCCAGGTAGCTGGAGCTCCTTTCAGCTCATTCTGTTTTCTCAACCAAAGAGACTTAGCacttcaaaactgttttttttttcaaaagaaaattagattatcttacctttttttcttcttcttagaATTGTTTGATTTGTGATCTGTGTTGATCTGTGAAATCTCCTggaaaaaacaccaaacaaacaacgcAGCACTACTGTGGTCACAACAAAATTAGAGGGCTTTCTGGAAAATATCAAACTTGTTTAGTCTTACAATATATTTGATTAGACATAGTCACTATTAAACATTCACTTACTGAGtatgttaaatgtttttttaaacaaacaacaaagatgCTCAAGTTATTCTGTCAGGTTTGCGACAGGTTACCATGGAGACGGAGCGTCCAGTGGCAGGCCACCTGGTGGTGTCCTCCAGCAGCATGGCTGGACTGCATGAGCGGCTGGGGATGGTGTAGACCTGAGTTTCACTGGAGCTGTGTACTGCCTCATAGAGGCTGTCCATAGAGCCCTCCTGGAACACAACACTGgcactgtcaacacacactcaacctcaaTGCAAATACACAAAGTCAGTTCTCACAAAACTGCACATAATTTGACCTCTTTGGACTGAAGAGGTAAAGTGTTGAGGAagtcttactttctttctttctttctttctttctttgctgcATTTCCTTCTACTCCAATAGATTCTATTTTTCCACACTGAGTTACTTCAGTAAAACGTAAGAAGCAAAACCAGCACTCCCACCTAACCCTGGCTGACAAGTTTTAGGATCTGAGGATGGAGTGTATTGCTAACATGTCAGAATTatatgaattacacacacacacacacacacacacacacacacaaacaaaatcatacatGATATTTGATCAtacactgttatttttttttttttgcttgcacAGAGTGAACATTGtgttttataatttataatctATACAGAAAGGcattttacattgtttttgcAACATTTTAACTATCTAACAAGATAGTGTTCTCACAAGATAGTATACATACCATAGCACTAAAAAAATACCCTATAATATCAGTTTGGATACAGAATCTGTCCCATGACTAAAATTCAGCAGAATGTGCTAACCATAAATCCTGTGTTGGACCAGACATCCAAACATTTGCTCAAAGGGCACAGTTCCTATAAACATTGTTCCTAAAAAGTTCCTATAAAGCATGTTCCCCTGCTTTGATTCTAATTATCCTTCAATAAAACTTCCCATGGGATGATTCGAATGATAAAATATTTGAAACCCACAGACCACAACAGCCAACTCCAGATACCAGTGCTAGAATGTTGAGGTTAACTTGATGAAATTTCAAGAACAAGGAAAAGTAATGGATGTACCTTTACTGTGCTGATGAAATATCAGATTCTCTTGTATTATTTTACTCTATATCTTCAaccattacaacaacaacaacaacaacaacagggtttttcaaaaacaaaacaaaacaaaacaaaacaggcacacatacacacacacacacacactgaaaatcacaaCAAAGCCCATGCTTTAATCCTCCTATTCATGTTCCCTGGGCAAGCTGTCAGTAGTCCTGTTCAGGCTTCGTGCCCTACAGTAAATTTCGAGGAaattctttccctttctcttttctgagaACAATGCCATGGGTCATGGCTTGAGCAAGAGGGTGGAGGAAAGATGACTCTTACCaaagagaagcagaaaagaTTCATCCCTGCCTGGTAGCTGACTCCTTCCCTTGCAGAAAGGACAGGAACAGATGATGAACAATGCGGACGGCGGAGGAAGTGCACGAACAGACACGGAACAGCTGCACTCTGTGCCTTGGGCTGCCTGATGGCCCGACAgattaaaactgaatgaaatccCCTCCATAATCCAATAGATGGGGAGGACGACCATCACTACTCACAGCAGAACCTCCCCTTTACAGAAAGGCCACAGCGAAACACAGCCAGCCAGTGAGGCTGTTtagatcatgttttttttctgcttcagcatcagtttttcttttattttcttgtttatttcttttttcctccttattGACGTCTAATCTAAAAGACATTTTACTTTAATGTAAATACAAaggaattttattttaattagaaTGCTATGGCAAACAATGATGAAAGTGTTTTGAAACTGAAAGGGCAACAATGACTTGACAAAATTGTGTGTAGGACGTTTattgaaatgtatgtgtgctaTTAATCCTCTGTCAAGACAATCCATCACGAAAATTTATGGAGAGATAATCATAGCCTTTTTTTTGACTAAACTGAGACGCTGTACCTTAAACACACTTAATATTACAATTAGTAATATTagccctgtcacacacacacacacacacacacaaacaaaattaacTTTGGGACACATCAGTCTTGTTATAATGGAGAGTCTTTTCCTATACTCCTTGATAGTGACACAGTTATCTACTCTGACGTTCGGGAGCAAATAATGTATTATTCACGAAGTCATGTTGTCTTCCCTGCGCAGGAAATGGCACTTACGATACGCATTAAAATCCTCGCGCAAAATCCAGATTGCCTGGAATCCCACCACCTGGGGCTCGCGCTGCAATCTCCTTTTAATCAAATGTTCAGTTGTTTTGACAGtgtcaagaagaaaaaaaaataggaaacaGGCAACCAGATATAGGCTATATTATTCTGTAAAATAACTGTCAGCTCCTATTTTTGTGATATTTCGcattttatcttttcattatGTCTTCCCATAGTTAGGCCACAGCCTGCTGGGGGGAATGAACTAATCGCCAACGGGACACTGGGTTCTGTGGAATTGCGGCTGCCAGCAGAAGTAGGTCACTAGCTGATATATGAGGTGCTGTGGTCACAATTCTTTGACCAAAAGACGTTGGCATTCAGTCCTTGGTAACCCGTTACCGTTCGCAATTAATCACCAGCGCTTTCGCTATTTAACGCATCAGAGAGATGACCAAAGCTGACAGCCATTTGTTGTTCCTTCCGATAATCTGTTTATGTCACTTCGCAGATGTTTGCCAGGATATGCCATCTGCACTACACGATCGCCTTATCCACGCGCAATGCTAGCATGAGTTCTAAGCTGCATTTTGTTAACGTTACAACGTTGTCAGTAAAATTGGCTAAGTCTATGCAGTCACTATCAgtgtttatatttctgtttccAACCACTTCACATCGTTTTATAAGCGATCCGGGAAATGTTGAGAGTTCATGAGCGTagaaatattgtttgtttggttttttcccCTCACGCCAAATATAGATTGTTCTTTACAGCTTGTGGCATTTCCCCTCTCCTCAATAGTCATTATTTGTTGCAtgttgtttgaaatatttcattctgATATTTTATGAGATCCTATTTGTCTCGGCCCCTGTCTTGTCTTTCAGCTTGCCTGATGTTTTTCGTATTCCTCTATGTCAATTAGCAAAAGAGCACTGGTTCTCCGAACTGCCCGCTCTTGACCATTTCTGTGAACTTGTAAATTGACAGAAAGTGACTTGTCAGAAAAGACGGGTCCAGACTTTGGCCCtttatcttcctctttttttcttcttccatcaGAGAATGTGACAAGATAAATGGAATGCACTCCACACGTGCGCGAAGAAGTGGAAGTGATACGGCAGTTATTTTTACCTGCTTCAAATCCTCAATCTCTTTAATATCTGCACCCACTCtaatggaaaaagaaacaaccGTCGGAAGATTAATGCGTATCTGACCCATATTCCAGTGTTTGATTAAGACTGGGGGTGACTGAATTATTTGTGTATGGTTGGGACAGGTCATTTATAAAATTGGATGCTATACAGCTTGCTGGTTTTATAGAGCTAACCAACAAAACTTCTTTTATCCAAGGTAAATGAAGGTGCTAGAAtgtcttaaatgtttttttaagcaGTTTTAAGATATTTGTAACAGCATGACTGTACCTGAGCTTGCTGACAACAGTGACGCATTGTATGTCAACAGAAACTTAGAGATGATCATATTGCACACTTGTCATTCCATACCTGTTTTAgtcatttgtctgtttcagcGCGGTAGCTTGGCAACATTGCTAGGCCTTTCTGTCAACCTGCCCAGCATCAGAATGCTGAAGCTATTCATGTACTAGAGAAACAAGAACAGTGTCAGGGTAGCACAGTAGCAGCCATAAGCCTTCTGCAAAGATAGGCCTCTgcaaaaaatacatgttttaaccACTTATGTTCTTCAGAAGATTAGTTATCCAATCAATGATTTTTCTGTTAAGCTTTTCACAGCTTAACACAGCCACATGAAAAGAACACATACTGTATtaacatgtatgcatgtgtcaaCCTCCATCCGTTACTTTGATGGTCAGGATCAAGGATGTAAATTTATAAGATCTTGGACAGCTATGACTGACAAGGAGAAAATGCAGTAGacccttctcacacacacatacacacatcacacaaacatacacacacacacactcacacacacacccacacacgcacacacgcacccacacacgcacacacatacaaacacacacacacacagacacaaataaccacatacacagctgtcagctgtctgagcagatacagagagagagagagagagagagagagaatgctgagCTGCACTGTACTGTGCTGCATGGCCTAACCACTCACTGACTGTCCTTTATACCAAAGTCTtcatcacactcacactcacacagacacacacacacacccatacatgcCTGCTTATACACAAATCCACTCATGCAGACATGCAtccacaaaaagacagaaaaacacacacatgctaagtTAtggcatgtgcgcacacacacacacacactcacacacacattaagatgCTGAGATTAGAGGAGATAATTGCCATTAATAAATTCCTG
This window encodes:
- the LOC115815180 gene encoding putative uncharacterized protein ENSP00000383407, producing the protein MNLFCFSLEGSMDSLYEAVHSSSETQVYTIPSRSCSPAMLLEDTTRWPATGRSVSMEISQINTDHKSNNSKKKKKRTLTKSVSDNEALDNTICANDPWLPSKNHKDLVTTTKTNQNEEPVRKFADAQTEPRHHQMNLEKTEKEPSIQQMVYYEGWNPNKERPNSRPGDVV